From Canis lupus familiaris isolate Mischka breed German Shepherd chromosome 16, alternate assembly UU_Cfam_GSD_1.0, whole genome shotgun sequence, one genomic window encodes:
- the TAS2R39 gene encoding taste receptor type 2 member 39: protein METCNPPENELSPFGILSILTITGTECIVGIIANGFIMAINAAEWIKNKTVSTSGRVLFFLSASRIALQSFTMLEITFSSTSPRFYNEDVMYDTFKVSFMFLNHCSLWFAAWLSFFYFVKIADFSHPLFLKLKWRISRLMPWLLWLSVLISLGYSMLLSNDIYTVYCNNSSIPSSNSTKKKYFTKTNVVNLVLLYNLGIFIPLIMFILSATLLIISLKRHTLHMESNATGCRDPSMEAHIGAIRATSYFLILYIFNSVALFLYMSNIFDINSSWNILCKFIMAAYPAGHSILLIQDNPGLRRAWKRLQPQVHFYLKEQTP from the coding sequence ATGGAAACCTGCAATCCCCCAGAAAATGAATTGTCACCATTTGGCATCCTCTCGATTTTAACAATTACAGGCACTGAATGCATCGTTGGTATCATTGCAAATGGGTTCATCATGGCTATAAATGcggctgaatggattaaaaataagaCAGTTTCCACAAGTGGCAGAGTCCTGTTTTTCTTGAGTGCATCCAGAATAGCTCTCCAAAGCTTCACAATGCTAGAAATTACCTTCAGTTCAACATCCCCACGTTTTTATAATGAAGATGTTATGTATGACACATTCAAAGTAAGTTTCATGTTCTTAAATCATTGTAGCCTCTGGTTTGCTGCTTGGCTCAGTTTCTTCTACTTCGTGAAGATTGCTGATTTCTCCCACCCCCTTTTTCTCAAGCTGAAGTGGAGAATTTCCAGACTGATGCCCTGGCTTCTGTGGCTTTCAGTGCTTATTTCCTTGGGCTACAGTATGCTCCTCTCCAATGACATCTACACTGTGTATTGTAACAATTCTTCTATCCCCTCTTCCAACTCCACTAAGAAAAAATACTTCACTAAGACCAATGTGGTCAACCTGGTTCTTCTCTATAACCTGGGGATCTTCATTCCTCTAATCATGTTCATCCTTTCGGCCACCCTGCTGATCATCTCTCTCAAGAGACATACACTACACATGGAAAGCAATGCCACTGGCTGCAGGGACCCCAGCATGGAGGCTCACATAGGGGCCATCAGAGCGACCAGCTACTTTCTCATTCTCTATATTTTCAATTCAGTTGCTCTATTTCTCTATATGTCCAACATCTTTGATATCAACAGCTCCTGGAATATTTTGTGCAAATTCATCATGGCTGCCTACCCTGCTGGTCACTCCATTCTGCTGATTCAGGACAACCCTGGGTTGAGAAGAGCCTGGAAGCGGCTTCAGCCTCAAGTTCATTTTTACCTAAAAGAGCAGACTCCATGA